The following coding sequences are from one Zonotrichia albicollis isolate bZonAlb1 chromosome 13, bZonAlb1.hap1, whole genome shotgun sequence window:
- the LOC141730824 gene encoding uncharacterized protein LOC141730824 translates to MVLFLWALSCKHKSLATGKLCGLSVRAQLTVSARLTPSWPPAPRPGSARLGSTRPPPARSAPCAPAASALPRGGVPGAAPEPGPAPGGAGELQAAGSREGERRTRYSGRAGSARQGAGSAGLRRARRGTCGRAGGRPFPRAGHRSAPPRRPGHLLIIFLRGQGIDPSIPHARPEPPFPSRAGGGWGRSGGRGAAAAGAERRSGSVRTSTAPSLVRRSVPSSGPGRDGTGQDRTGPPGRVPPAPAAAAVPPGPGCTRRVPSRAGEIRSLRGCQARFSDRALWEYR, encoded by the exons ATGGTGCTtttcctctgggctctctcctGCAAA CATAAGAGTCTAGCGACAGGGAAACTTTGCGGGCTGTCAGTCAGGGCTCAGCTGACTGTCAGCGCCCGCTTAACCCCCTCCTGGCCGCCGGCACCGCGCccgggctcggctcggctcggctcgacTCGGCCGCCGCCGGCCCGCTCCGCACCGTGCGCGCCCGCGGCGAGCGCCCTGCCCCGGGGCGGAGTGCCCGGCGCTGCCCCTGAGCCCGGCCCGGCACCCGGGGGCGCGGGGGAGCTCCAGGCGGccgggagcagggagggggagcGCCGGACGCGGTACTCCGGGAGAGCCGGCAGCGCCCGGCAGGGAgcgggcagcgcggggctcCGCCGTGCCCGGCGCGGTACCTGCGgacgggcgggcgggcggcccTTCCCCCGTGCCGGTCATCGCTCCGCACCCCCGCGGCGCCCCGGTCACTTATTGATTATTTTCTTACGGGGACAGGGCATCGATCCCTCCATCCCCCACGCCCGCCCGGAG ccccccttcccctcccGTGCTGGAGGGGGCTGGGGCCGGTCCGGGGGCCGAGGAGCGGCGGCGGCTGGAGCGGAGCGGCGGAGCGGCTCGGTTCGAACCTCGACAGCGCCATCTCTCGTCCGCAGGTCAGTGCCGagctccgggccgggccgggacgggacgggacaggaCAGGACGGGCCCCCCCGGTCGTGTCCCGCCCGCCCCCGCAGCCGCCGCGgtcccgcccggccccggctgCACCCGCCGCGTCCCATCTCGGGCTGGGGAGATCCGCAGCCTCCGGGGCTGCCAGGCTCGATTTTCCGACCGGGCTTTATGGGAATATCGATAG